From Desmodus rotundus isolate HL8 chromosome 12, HLdesRot8A.1, whole genome shotgun sequence, one genomic window encodes:
- the LOC128779666 gene encoding acyl-coenzyme A diphosphatase NUDT19-like — MSGFLRSGSSNWRRAATLVLAADWTHPSPSAESLPPLAEGFRLLLLRRSEQQGFLPGAHVFPGGVLDAADHSADWLRLFAPHHGPPRFGLGRAPPSHTTFPELPAAGPDSAVEGGAALPDDVAFRICAIRETFEEAGVLLLQPRASPAAVRKPGSALPAPKGLATWRARVLRDPCQFLHLCEHLDCIPDIWALHDWSAWLTPFRQRGGRRFETSFFVCCLHEPPRVYLDLAEVVDCQWSSPAEATGSFLSKQIWLAPPQFYEIRRLENFASLSDLHKFCLDHISQGVERWMPITLITADGLILLLPGDELYLEDSKFLEDSLCNGKKTEEIMKEGKKLHRIVVHSHHLYSIHVTVQSKYKRIYPKTYLVNKSHL; from the exons ATGAGCGGCTTCCTGCGGTCGGGCTCGAGCAACTGGCGGCGGGCGGCCACCTTGGTGCTGGCGGCGGACTGGACACACCCAAGCCCCAGCGCCGAGTCGCTGCCCCCGCTAGCCGAGGGCTTCCGACTGCTGCTGCTGCGGCGCTCGGAGCAGCAAGGCTTCTTGCCTGGGGCACACGTCTTCCCGGGTGGCGTATTGGACGCGGCAGATCACTCGGCCGACTGGCTGCGCCTCTTCGCGCCGCACCACGGGCCGCCACGTTTCGGCCTGGGCCGCGCGCCACCCTCGCACACCACCTTCCCGGAGCTGCCCGCGGCGGGGCCTGACTCCGCCGTTGAGGGCGGGGCTGCGCTGCCGGATGACGTAGCCTTCCGCATTTGCGCCATCCGCGAGACCTTCGAGGAGGCGGGagtgctgctgctgcagccgCGGGCCTCCCCGGCCGCGGTGCGGAAGCCGGGCAGCGCGCTCCCGGCGCCGAAGGGCCTGGCTACCTGGCGCGCCCGTGTTCTCCGCGACCCGTGCCAATTCCTTCACCTGTGTGAGCACCTCGACTGCATCCCCGACATCTGGGCGCTGCACGATTGGAGCGCCTGGCTCACGCCGTTCAGGCAGCGTGGCGGCCGCCGCTTCGAGACGTCCTTCTTCGTGTGCTGCCTGCATGAGCCGCCGCGGGTCTACCTAGATTTGGCCGAGGTAGTGGACTGCCAG TGGTCATCTCCGGCAGAGGCAACTGGAAGTTTCTTATCAAAACAGATTTGGTTGGCACCCCCACAGTTCTATGAAATAAGAAGACTTGAAAACTTTGCCTCTCTGTCTGACTTGCACAAATTTTGTTTGGATCACATATCACAAGGGGTGGAAAGATGGATGCCAATCACGTTAATAACTGCTGATGGGCTGATCTTGCTTTTACCAG gaGATGAGCTGTACTTAGAAGATTCAAAGTTTTTAGAAGATTCTTTGTGCAATggaaaaaagactgaagaaatcatgaaggaagggaagaaattgCACCGAATAGTGGTACACAGTCACCATCTTTATAGTATCCACGTGACCGTTCAGTCGAAGTATAAACGTATTTATCCTAAGACCTATCTAGTAAATAAGAGCCATTTGTAA